One part of the Tachysurus vachellii isolate PV-2020 chromosome 6, HZAU_Pvac_v1, whole genome shotgun sequence genome encodes these proteins:
- the dctn1b gene encoding dynactin subunit 1 isoform X3, with protein MSQMKRYTYSRTTSSGSSRMSSDGGGRPVKVGSVVEVIGKGYRGTVAYIGNTLFASGKWVGVILEEARGKNDGTVQGKRYFTCLENHGIFVRQSQIQLVEDGADTTSPDTPEAATSKVPKREILEAPKSNKVTTARRPKARTGVGVKVGSGSASAGEMSSSEQSTPAQTPLAAPVIPSPVGTLPSPGAPSISAPSKEEEALRAQVKDLEEKLETLRMKRAEDKAKLKELEKHKIQLEQLQEWKTKMQEQQNELQKQLKEAKKEAKEALEAKEHYMEEMADTADAIEMATLDKEMAEERAESLQLEVDALKEKMEELTMDLEILKHEIEEKGSDGAASSFHVKQLEEQNARLKEALVRLRDLSASEKQEHLKLQKQMEKKNFELEAMRMQKEKLQEEMKMAEKTIDELKEQVDAALGAEEMVETLTERNLDLEEKVRELREAVTDLEAINEMNDELQENARETELELREQLDLSAASVREADKRVEAAQETVADYQHTIQKYRELTAHLQEVNRELMSQQEATAETQQQSAEIFDFKIKFAETKAYAKAIEMELRKMEVTQANRQVALLTSFMPDSFLRHGGDHDCILVLLLIPRLICKAELISKQAQEKFDLTENCSQRPGMRGAVGEQLSFAAGLVYSLSLLQATLHKYEYALNQCDVEVYKHVGSLYSEMCVHERSLDFLIDLLHKDQLDETVNVEPLTKAIKYYQHLYSIHLADQAENCTMQLADHIKFTQSALDCMMVEVGRLCSFLQAGGEEETPFFVLLKDLDTSCSDIRQFCKKIRRRMPGTDAPGIPAALSFGSQVSETLAESRRQLAWVNAVLQEVAAAGAQLIAPLGEHEGLPVLKLEDMAFKAAEQIYGSQGINLYECLRQSCSVVIATMNKMATAMQEGEYDSEKPQTGMAPVEVRAAALRAEITDAEGLGQRLEDRETAIKELKKSLKIKGEELCEANVRLSLLEKKLDSASKDADERVEKIQTILDETQALLKKKEKEFEETMDALQADIDQLEAEKTELRQRINSQSKMTIEGLRGSPASGIASIVTGGITTGAVGVCAAGGVQVIDSPLLSQQIEAQRLSIKHLKNENNILKAEKMRAQLASLPPLNVSKLSWREGCRPEVLSSALYRKTDQLLETLLQMSANVKVVDITGKSPVTPSAQLLEQTARLQSLSETLDRLKDEVAEHVVSQRPGAQVSSDFATFPCTSFVKAKEEKMRDEVLVGRVMVPCARGKEQVHRLMLSQHQLQRVHRLLQT; from the exons ATGTCTCAAATGAAGAGGTACACTTATAGCAGG acCACTAGTAGCGGCAGCAGCAGGATGAGTTCAGATGGAGGAGGACGGCCAGTGAAGGTGGGTTCAGTAGTGGAGGTCATTGGCAAGGGCTATCGTGGCACCGTGGCCTACATTGGCAATACTCTCTTTGCCTCTGGGAAATGGGTAGGAGTCATTCTGGAAGAGGCCAGAGGCAAGAACGATGGCACAGTGCAAGGCAAGCGCTACTTCACCTGCCTTGAGAACCACGGCATATTTGTGCGGCAGTCACAG ATCCAGTTGGTGGAGGATGGGGCAGACACAACATCGCCTGATACTCCTGAAGCTGCCACATCTAAAGTGCCTAAGCGAG AGATTCTGGAGGCTCCCAAGTCTAATAAAGTA ACTACGGCCAGGAGGCCAAAG gcacGTACGGGTGTTGGAGTGAAGGTGGGATCTGGCTCTGCTTCAGCAGGAGAGATGAGCAGCAGTGAACAAAGTACACCTGCTCAGACCCCACTGGCTGCTCCTGTTATCCCCTCTCCTGTTGGGACACTCCCCTCCCCTGGAGCTCCATCCATCTCTGCCCCCAGTAAG gagGAGGAGGCTCTACGGGCACAGGTGAAAGATCTGGAAGAGAAGCTGGAGACTCTGCGGATGAAGCGGGCAGAGGATAAGGCTAAGCTTAAAGAGCTGGAGAAGCACAAGATTCAGCTGGAGCAGTTACAGGAGTGGAAGACCAAGATGCAGGAGCAGCAAAATGAGCTACAGAAACAACTCAAAGAGGCCAAAaag GAAGCAAAAGAGGCTTTAGAAGCAAAGGAGCATTATATGGAGGAGATGGCAGACACTGCAGATGCTATAGAGATGGCAACTTTAGATAAAGAGATGGCTGAGGAGAGGGCAGAGTCTCTGCAGCTGGAGGTGGACGCACTTAAAGAAAAGATGGAGGAACTGACCATGGACCTGGAGATCCTCAAACATGAGATAGAGGAGAAAG GCTCTGATGGTGCAGCATCTAGTTTTCATGTGAAACAACTGGAGGAACAAAATGCCCGTTTGAAGGAGGCCTTGGTCAG attGCGCGACCTGTCAGCCTCTGAGAAACAGGAGCACTTGAAGTTGCAGAAACagatggagaagaagaactTTGAGCTGGAGGCAATGAGGATGCAGAAAGAGAAATTACAGGAAGAAATGAAGATGGCAGAGAAGACCATAGATGAGCTCAAAGAGCAG gTGGATGCAGCTCTTGGAGCAGAAGAGATGGTGGAGACTCTAACTGAGCGAAATCTGGACCTGGAAGAGAAAGTGCGAGAGCTCAGAGAGGCTGTTACTGACCTG GAGGCCATTAATGAGATGAATGACGAGCTGCAGGAGAACGCTAGAGAGACGGAGCTGGAGCTGAGGGAGCAGCTGGATCTGAGCGCAGCCAGTGTGCGAGAGGCAGACAAACGTGTGGAAGCGGCACAAGAGACCGTGGCAGATTACCAACACACCATCCAGAAATACAGGGAACTGACCGCACACCTGCAG gaAGTGAACAGAGAGCTGATGAGCCAACAAGAGGCCACTGCTGAGACGCAGCAGCAATCTGCAGAGATCTTCGACTTTAAGATCAAGTTTGCAGAAACCAAAGCATATGCGAAG GCCATTGAGATGGAGTTGCGTAAGATGGAAGTGACTCAGGCGAACAGACAGGTGGCTCTTCTCACTTCATTCATGCCCGACTCCTTCCTGAGACATGGAGGGGACCATGACTGCATCCTAGTCCTGCTGCTTATACCCAGGCTCATCTGCAAG gcAGAGCTGATCAGTAAGCAGGCACAGGAGAAGTTTGATCTTACTGAGAACTGCTCTCAGAGGCCTGGGATGAGAGGGGCTGTGGGCGAGCAGCTCAGCTTTGCTGCTGGACTTGTTTATTCTCTGAGTCTGCTTCAGGCAACACTGCACAAATATGaata tgCCCTTAATCAGTGTGATGTGGAGGTATATAAACATGTGGGCTCCCTTTACTCGGAGATGTGCGTGCACGAGCGTTCTTTGGACTTCCTCATTGATTTGCTGCACAAGGATCAACTGGATGAAACTGTGAATGTGGAGCCACTTACTAAGGCTATTAAATATTATCAG CACCTTTATAGCATTCATCTAGCCGACCAGGCAGAGAACTGCACCATGCAGCTGGCTGACCATATAaaa TTTACCCAGAGTGCTCTGGACTGTATGATGGTGGAGGTAGGTCGGCTGTGCTCCTTCCTGCAGgctggaggagaagaagaaacacCGTTTTTTGTGCTGCTTAAAGATCTGGACACTTCTTGTAGCGACATTCGCCAGTTCTGCAAAAAGATTCGACGTCGCATGCCAGGCACTGATGCTCCAGGCATCCCTGCTGCCCTCAGCTTTGGCTCTCag gtgAGTGAGACGCTGGCAGAAAGCAGAAGGCAGCTGGCTTGGGTGAATGCTGTGCTGCAGGAGGTGGCTGCAGCAGGAGCTCAACTCATTGCTCCACTTGGAGAACATGAGGGTCTTCCAGTGCTTAAACTGGAGGACATGGCCTTCAAAGCAGCTGAACAG ATCTACGGCTCCCAGGGTATAAACCTCTATGAGTGTCTGCGGCAGTCCTGTAGCGTCGTCATCGCAACCATGAACAAGATGGCCACTGCTATGCAGGAGGGAGAATACGACTCGGAGAAGCCACAGACTGGG atggcaCCAGTAGAAGTGCGAGCGGCTGCACTGAGGGCCGAGATCACAGACGCTGAAGGACTCGGCCAAAGATtggaagacagagagactgcCATCAAAGAGCTCAAGAAATCCCTCAAAATAAAG GGTGAAGAGctgtgtgaggccaacgtgcggCTGAGTCTTCTAGAGAAGAAGCTGGACAGCGCTTCAAAGGACGCAGACGAACGTGTGGAAAAAATCCAGACCATTCTGGATGAGACCCAGGCACTCctgaagaaaaaggagaa ggaaTTTGAAGAAACCATGGATGCTCTGCAAGCTGACATAGACCAACTTGAGGCAGAGAAGACGGAGCTGAGACAGCGGATAAACAGCCAATCAAAGATGACCATCGAGGGACTCAGAGGAAGTCCCGCCTCTGGCATTGCATCCATTGTGACTGGTGGCATTACAACTG gTGCTGTAGGCGTGTGTGCTGCAGGAGGTGTGCAGGTGATAGATTCTCCACTGCTGTCCCAACAGATTGAAGCTCAGAGACTCAGCATAAAGCACCTGAAAAACGAAAACAACATCCTGAAG GCAGAGAAGATGCGTGCTCAGTTAGCTTCACTTCCTCCACTGAACGTGTCAAAGCTGAGCTGGCGAGAGGGTTGTAGACCGGAGGTCCTATCCAGCGCTCTCTATCGCAAAACAGACCAACTCCTGGAAACACTGCTGCAAATGAGTGCTAATGTCAAAGTCGTAGACATCACTGGAAAGTCTCCAG TGACTCCCAGTGCCCAGCTCCTGGAGCAGACAGCAAGGCTACAGTCTCTCAGTGAGACTCTCGACAGGCTAAAG GATGAAGTGGCAGAGCATGTGGTGTCTCAGAGACCTGGCGCTCAGGTTTCGTCCGACTTCGCTACTTTCCCCTGCACCTCCTTCGTAAAG GCTAAGGAGGAAAA
- the dctn1b gene encoding dynactin subunit 1 isoform X2: MSQMKRYTYSRTTSSGSSRMSSDGGGRPVKVGSVVEVIGKGYRGTVAYIGNTLFASGKWVGVILEEARGKNDGTVQGKRYFTCLENHGIFVRQSQIQLVEDGADTTSPDTPEAATSKVPKREILEAPKSNKVRGAKPKKTTARRPKARTGVGVKVGSGSASAGEMSSSEQSTPAQTPLAAPVIPSPVGTLPSPGAPSISAPSKEEEALRAQVKDLEEKLETLRMKRAEDKAKLKELEKHKIQLEQLQEWKTKMQEQQNELQKQLKEAKKEAKEALEAKEHYMEEMADTADAIEMATLDKEMAEERAESLQLEVDALKEKMEELTMDLEILKHEIEEKGSDGAASSFHVKQLEEQNARLKEALVRLRDLSASEKQEHLKLQKQMEKKNFELEAMRMQKEKLQEEMKMAEKTIDELKEQVDAALGAEEMVETLTERNLDLEEKVRELREAVTDLEAINEMNDELQENARETELELREQLDLSAASVREADKRVEAAQETVADYQHTIQKYRELTAHLQEVNRELMSQQEATAETQQQSAEIFDFKIKFAETKAYAKAIEMELRKMEVTQANRQVALLTSFMPDSFLRHGGDHDCILVLLLIPRLICKAELISKQAQEKFDLTENCSQRPGMRGAVGEQLSFAAGLVYSLSLLQATLHKYEYALNQCDVEVYKHVGSLYSEMCVHERSLDFLIDLLHKDQLDETVNVEPLTKAIKYYQHLYSIHLADQAENCTMQLADHIKFTQSALDCMMVEVGRLCSFLQAGGEEETPFFVLLKDLDTSCSDIRQFCKKIRRRMPGTDAPGIPAALSFGSQVSETLAESRRQLAWVNAVLQEVAAAGAQLIAPLGEHEGLPVLKLEDMAFKAAEQIYGSQGINLYECLRQSCSVVIATMNKMATAMQEGEYDSEKPQTGMAPVEVRAAALRAEITDAEGLGQRLEDRETAIKELKKSLKIKGEELCEANVRLSLLEKKLDSASKDADERVEKIQTILDETQALLKKKEKEFEETMDALQADIDQLEAEKTELRQRINSQSKMTIEGLRGSPASGIASIVTGGITTGAVGVCAAGGVQVIDSPLLSQQIEAQRLSIKHLKNENNILKAEKMRAQLASLPPLNVSKLSWREGCRPEVLSSALYRKTDQLLETLLQMSANVKVVDITGKSPVTPSAQLLEQTARLQSLSETLDRLKDEVAEHVVSQRPGAQVSSDFATFPCTSFVKAKEEKMRDEVLVGRVMVPCARGKEQVHRLMLSQHQLQRVHRLLQT; the protein is encoded by the exons ATGTCTCAAATGAAGAGGTACACTTATAGCAGG acCACTAGTAGCGGCAGCAGCAGGATGAGTTCAGATGGAGGAGGACGGCCAGTGAAGGTGGGTTCAGTAGTGGAGGTCATTGGCAAGGGCTATCGTGGCACCGTGGCCTACATTGGCAATACTCTCTTTGCCTCTGGGAAATGGGTAGGAGTCATTCTGGAAGAGGCCAGAGGCAAGAACGATGGCACAGTGCAAGGCAAGCGCTACTTCACCTGCCTTGAGAACCACGGCATATTTGTGCGGCAGTCACAG ATCCAGTTGGTGGAGGATGGGGCAGACACAACATCGCCTGATACTCCTGAAGCTGCCACATCTAAAGTGCCTAAGCGAG AGATTCTGGAGGCTCCCAAGTCTAATAAAGTA CGAGGAGCCAAACCTAAAAAG ACTACGGCCAGGAGGCCAAAG gcacGTACGGGTGTTGGAGTGAAGGTGGGATCTGGCTCTGCTTCAGCAGGAGAGATGAGCAGCAGTGAACAAAGTACACCTGCTCAGACCCCACTGGCTGCTCCTGTTATCCCCTCTCCTGTTGGGACACTCCCCTCCCCTGGAGCTCCATCCATCTCTGCCCCCAGTAAG gagGAGGAGGCTCTACGGGCACAGGTGAAAGATCTGGAAGAGAAGCTGGAGACTCTGCGGATGAAGCGGGCAGAGGATAAGGCTAAGCTTAAAGAGCTGGAGAAGCACAAGATTCAGCTGGAGCAGTTACAGGAGTGGAAGACCAAGATGCAGGAGCAGCAAAATGAGCTACAGAAACAACTCAAAGAGGCCAAAaag GAAGCAAAAGAGGCTTTAGAAGCAAAGGAGCATTATATGGAGGAGATGGCAGACACTGCAGATGCTATAGAGATGGCAACTTTAGATAAAGAGATGGCTGAGGAGAGGGCAGAGTCTCTGCAGCTGGAGGTGGACGCACTTAAAGAAAAGATGGAGGAACTGACCATGGACCTGGAGATCCTCAAACATGAGATAGAGGAGAAAG GCTCTGATGGTGCAGCATCTAGTTTTCATGTGAAACAACTGGAGGAACAAAATGCCCGTTTGAAGGAGGCCTTGGTCAG attGCGCGACCTGTCAGCCTCTGAGAAACAGGAGCACTTGAAGTTGCAGAAACagatggagaagaagaactTTGAGCTGGAGGCAATGAGGATGCAGAAAGAGAAATTACAGGAAGAAATGAAGATGGCAGAGAAGACCATAGATGAGCTCAAAGAGCAG gTGGATGCAGCTCTTGGAGCAGAAGAGATGGTGGAGACTCTAACTGAGCGAAATCTGGACCTGGAAGAGAAAGTGCGAGAGCTCAGAGAGGCTGTTACTGACCTG GAGGCCATTAATGAGATGAATGACGAGCTGCAGGAGAACGCTAGAGAGACGGAGCTGGAGCTGAGGGAGCAGCTGGATCTGAGCGCAGCCAGTGTGCGAGAGGCAGACAAACGTGTGGAAGCGGCACAAGAGACCGTGGCAGATTACCAACACACCATCCAGAAATACAGGGAACTGACCGCACACCTGCAG gaAGTGAACAGAGAGCTGATGAGCCAACAAGAGGCCACTGCTGAGACGCAGCAGCAATCTGCAGAGATCTTCGACTTTAAGATCAAGTTTGCAGAAACCAAAGCATATGCGAAG GCCATTGAGATGGAGTTGCGTAAGATGGAAGTGACTCAGGCGAACAGACAGGTGGCTCTTCTCACTTCATTCATGCCCGACTCCTTCCTGAGACATGGAGGGGACCATGACTGCATCCTAGTCCTGCTGCTTATACCCAGGCTCATCTGCAAG gcAGAGCTGATCAGTAAGCAGGCACAGGAGAAGTTTGATCTTACTGAGAACTGCTCTCAGAGGCCTGGGATGAGAGGGGCTGTGGGCGAGCAGCTCAGCTTTGCTGCTGGACTTGTTTATTCTCTGAGTCTGCTTCAGGCAACACTGCACAAATATGaata tgCCCTTAATCAGTGTGATGTGGAGGTATATAAACATGTGGGCTCCCTTTACTCGGAGATGTGCGTGCACGAGCGTTCTTTGGACTTCCTCATTGATTTGCTGCACAAGGATCAACTGGATGAAACTGTGAATGTGGAGCCACTTACTAAGGCTATTAAATATTATCAG CACCTTTATAGCATTCATCTAGCCGACCAGGCAGAGAACTGCACCATGCAGCTGGCTGACCATATAaaa TTTACCCAGAGTGCTCTGGACTGTATGATGGTGGAGGTAGGTCGGCTGTGCTCCTTCCTGCAGgctggaggagaagaagaaacacCGTTTTTTGTGCTGCTTAAAGATCTGGACACTTCTTGTAGCGACATTCGCCAGTTCTGCAAAAAGATTCGACGTCGCATGCCAGGCACTGATGCTCCAGGCATCCCTGCTGCCCTCAGCTTTGGCTCTCag gtgAGTGAGACGCTGGCAGAAAGCAGAAGGCAGCTGGCTTGGGTGAATGCTGTGCTGCAGGAGGTGGCTGCAGCAGGAGCTCAACTCATTGCTCCACTTGGAGAACATGAGGGTCTTCCAGTGCTTAAACTGGAGGACATGGCCTTCAAAGCAGCTGAACAG ATCTACGGCTCCCAGGGTATAAACCTCTATGAGTGTCTGCGGCAGTCCTGTAGCGTCGTCATCGCAACCATGAACAAGATGGCCACTGCTATGCAGGAGGGAGAATACGACTCGGAGAAGCCACAGACTGGG atggcaCCAGTAGAAGTGCGAGCGGCTGCACTGAGGGCCGAGATCACAGACGCTGAAGGACTCGGCCAAAGATtggaagacagagagactgcCATCAAAGAGCTCAAGAAATCCCTCAAAATAAAG GGTGAAGAGctgtgtgaggccaacgtgcggCTGAGTCTTCTAGAGAAGAAGCTGGACAGCGCTTCAAAGGACGCAGACGAACGTGTGGAAAAAATCCAGACCATTCTGGATGAGACCCAGGCACTCctgaagaaaaaggagaa ggaaTTTGAAGAAACCATGGATGCTCTGCAAGCTGACATAGACCAACTTGAGGCAGAGAAGACGGAGCTGAGACAGCGGATAAACAGCCAATCAAAGATGACCATCGAGGGACTCAGAGGAAGTCCCGCCTCTGGCATTGCATCCATTGTGACTGGTGGCATTACAACTG gTGCTGTAGGCGTGTGTGCTGCAGGAGGTGTGCAGGTGATAGATTCTCCACTGCTGTCCCAACAGATTGAAGCTCAGAGACTCAGCATAAAGCACCTGAAAAACGAAAACAACATCCTGAAG GCAGAGAAGATGCGTGCTCAGTTAGCTTCACTTCCTCCACTGAACGTGTCAAAGCTGAGCTGGCGAGAGGGTTGTAGACCGGAGGTCCTATCCAGCGCTCTCTATCGCAAAACAGACCAACTCCTGGAAACACTGCTGCAAATGAGTGCTAATGTCAAAGTCGTAGACATCACTGGAAAGTCTCCAG TGACTCCCAGTGCCCAGCTCCTGGAGCAGACAGCAAGGCTACAGTCTCTCAGTGAGACTCTCGACAGGCTAAAG GATGAAGTGGCAGAGCATGTGGTGTCTCAGAGACCTGGCGCTCAGGTTTCGTCCGACTTCGCTACTTTCCCCTGCACCTCCTTCGTAAAG GCTAAGGAGGAAAA
- the dctn1b gene encoding dynactin subunit 1 isoform X1: protein MSQMKRYTYSRTTSSGSSRMSSDGGGRPVKVGSVVEVIGKGYRGTVAYIGNTLFASGKWVGVILEEARGKNDGTVQGKRYFTCLENHGIFVRQSQIQLVEDGADTTSPDTPEAATSKVPKREILEAPKSNKVRGAKPKKTPAPRKTTARRPKARTGVGVKVGSGSASAGEMSSSEQSTPAQTPLAAPVIPSPVGTLPSPGAPSISAPSKEEEALRAQVKDLEEKLETLRMKRAEDKAKLKELEKHKIQLEQLQEWKTKMQEQQNELQKQLKEAKKEAKEALEAKEHYMEEMADTADAIEMATLDKEMAEERAESLQLEVDALKEKMEELTMDLEILKHEIEEKGSDGAASSFHVKQLEEQNARLKEALVRLRDLSASEKQEHLKLQKQMEKKNFELEAMRMQKEKLQEEMKMAEKTIDELKEQVDAALGAEEMVETLTERNLDLEEKVRELREAVTDLEAINEMNDELQENARETELELREQLDLSAASVREADKRVEAAQETVADYQHTIQKYRELTAHLQEVNRELMSQQEATAETQQQSAEIFDFKIKFAETKAYAKAIEMELRKMEVTQANRQVALLTSFMPDSFLRHGGDHDCILVLLLIPRLICKAELISKQAQEKFDLTENCSQRPGMRGAVGEQLSFAAGLVYSLSLLQATLHKYEYALNQCDVEVYKHVGSLYSEMCVHERSLDFLIDLLHKDQLDETVNVEPLTKAIKYYQHLYSIHLADQAENCTMQLADHIKFTQSALDCMMVEVGRLCSFLQAGGEEETPFFVLLKDLDTSCSDIRQFCKKIRRRMPGTDAPGIPAALSFGSQVSETLAESRRQLAWVNAVLQEVAAAGAQLIAPLGEHEGLPVLKLEDMAFKAAEQIYGSQGINLYECLRQSCSVVIATMNKMATAMQEGEYDSEKPQTGMAPVEVRAAALRAEITDAEGLGQRLEDRETAIKELKKSLKIKGEELCEANVRLSLLEKKLDSASKDADERVEKIQTILDETQALLKKKEKEFEETMDALQADIDQLEAEKTELRQRINSQSKMTIEGLRGSPASGIASIVTGGITTGAVGVCAAGGVQVIDSPLLSQQIEAQRLSIKHLKNENNILKAEKMRAQLASLPPLNVSKLSWREGCRPEVLSSALYRKTDQLLETLLQMSANVKVVDITGKSPVTPSAQLLEQTARLQSLSETLDRLKDEVAEHVVSQRPGAQVSSDFATFPCTSFVKAKEEKMRDEVLVGRVMVPCARGKEQVHRLMLSQHQLQRVHRLLQT, encoded by the exons ATGTCTCAAATGAAGAGGTACACTTATAGCAGG acCACTAGTAGCGGCAGCAGCAGGATGAGTTCAGATGGAGGAGGACGGCCAGTGAAGGTGGGTTCAGTAGTGGAGGTCATTGGCAAGGGCTATCGTGGCACCGTGGCCTACATTGGCAATACTCTCTTTGCCTCTGGGAAATGGGTAGGAGTCATTCTGGAAGAGGCCAGAGGCAAGAACGATGGCACAGTGCAAGGCAAGCGCTACTTCACCTGCCTTGAGAACCACGGCATATTTGTGCGGCAGTCACAG ATCCAGTTGGTGGAGGATGGGGCAGACACAACATCGCCTGATACTCCTGAAGCTGCCACATCTAAAGTGCCTAAGCGAG AGATTCTGGAGGCTCCCAAGTCTAATAAAGTA CGAGGAGCCAAACCTAAAAAG ACGCCAGCTCCTCGTAAG ACTACGGCCAGGAGGCCAAAG gcacGTACGGGTGTTGGAGTGAAGGTGGGATCTGGCTCTGCTTCAGCAGGAGAGATGAGCAGCAGTGAACAAAGTACACCTGCTCAGACCCCACTGGCTGCTCCTGTTATCCCCTCTCCTGTTGGGACACTCCCCTCCCCTGGAGCTCCATCCATCTCTGCCCCCAGTAAG gagGAGGAGGCTCTACGGGCACAGGTGAAAGATCTGGAAGAGAAGCTGGAGACTCTGCGGATGAAGCGGGCAGAGGATAAGGCTAAGCTTAAAGAGCTGGAGAAGCACAAGATTCAGCTGGAGCAGTTACAGGAGTGGAAGACCAAGATGCAGGAGCAGCAAAATGAGCTACAGAAACAACTCAAAGAGGCCAAAaag GAAGCAAAAGAGGCTTTAGAAGCAAAGGAGCATTATATGGAGGAGATGGCAGACACTGCAGATGCTATAGAGATGGCAACTTTAGATAAAGAGATGGCTGAGGAGAGGGCAGAGTCTCTGCAGCTGGAGGTGGACGCACTTAAAGAAAAGATGGAGGAACTGACCATGGACCTGGAGATCCTCAAACATGAGATAGAGGAGAAAG GCTCTGATGGTGCAGCATCTAGTTTTCATGTGAAACAACTGGAGGAACAAAATGCCCGTTTGAAGGAGGCCTTGGTCAG attGCGCGACCTGTCAGCCTCTGAGAAACAGGAGCACTTGAAGTTGCAGAAACagatggagaagaagaactTTGAGCTGGAGGCAATGAGGATGCAGAAAGAGAAATTACAGGAAGAAATGAAGATGGCAGAGAAGACCATAGATGAGCTCAAAGAGCAG gTGGATGCAGCTCTTGGAGCAGAAGAGATGGTGGAGACTCTAACTGAGCGAAATCTGGACCTGGAAGAGAAAGTGCGAGAGCTCAGAGAGGCTGTTACTGACCTG GAGGCCATTAATGAGATGAATGACGAGCTGCAGGAGAACGCTAGAGAGACGGAGCTGGAGCTGAGGGAGCAGCTGGATCTGAGCGCAGCCAGTGTGCGAGAGGCAGACAAACGTGTGGAAGCGGCACAAGAGACCGTGGCAGATTACCAACACACCATCCAGAAATACAGGGAACTGACCGCACACCTGCAG gaAGTGAACAGAGAGCTGATGAGCCAACAAGAGGCCACTGCTGAGACGCAGCAGCAATCTGCAGAGATCTTCGACTTTAAGATCAAGTTTGCAGAAACCAAAGCATATGCGAAG GCCATTGAGATGGAGTTGCGTAAGATGGAAGTGACTCAGGCGAACAGACAGGTGGCTCTTCTCACTTCATTCATGCCCGACTCCTTCCTGAGACATGGAGGGGACCATGACTGCATCCTAGTCCTGCTGCTTATACCCAGGCTCATCTGCAAG gcAGAGCTGATCAGTAAGCAGGCACAGGAGAAGTTTGATCTTACTGAGAACTGCTCTCAGAGGCCTGGGATGAGAGGGGCTGTGGGCGAGCAGCTCAGCTTTGCTGCTGGACTTGTTTATTCTCTGAGTCTGCTTCAGGCAACACTGCACAAATATGaata tgCCCTTAATCAGTGTGATGTGGAGGTATATAAACATGTGGGCTCCCTTTACTCGGAGATGTGCGTGCACGAGCGTTCTTTGGACTTCCTCATTGATTTGCTGCACAAGGATCAACTGGATGAAACTGTGAATGTGGAGCCACTTACTAAGGCTATTAAATATTATCAG CACCTTTATAGCATTCATCTAGCCGACCAGGCAGAGAACTGCACCATGCAGCTGGCTGACCATATAaaa TTTACCCAGAGTGCTCTGGACTGTATGATGGTGGAGGTAGGTCGGCTGTGCTCCTTCCTGCAGgctggaggagaagaagaaacacCGTTTTTTGTGCTGCTTAAAGATCTGGACACTTCTTGTAGCGACATTCGCCAGTTCTGCAAAAAGATTCGACGTCGCATGCCAGGCACTGATGCTCCAGGCATCCCTGCTGCCCTCAGCTTTGGCTCTCag gtgAGTGAGACGCTGGCAGAAAGCAGAAGGCAGCTGGCTTGGGTGAATGCTGTGCTGCAGGAGGTGGCTGCAGCAGGAGCTCAACTCATTGCTCCACTTGGAGAACATGAGGGTCTTCCAGTGCTTAAACTGGAGGACATGGCCTTCAAAGCAGCTGAACAG ATCTACGGCTCCCAGGGTATAAACCTCTATGAGTGTCTGCGGCAGTCCTGTAGCGTCGTCATCGCAACCATGAACAAGATGGCCACTGCTATGCAGGAGGGAGAATACGACTCGGAGAAGCCACAGACTGGG atggcaCCAGTAGAAGTGCGAGCGGCTGCACTGAGGGCCGAGATCACAGACGCTGAAGGACTCGGCCAAAGATtggaagacagagagactgcCATCAAAGAGCTCAAGAAATCCCTCAAAATAAAG GGTGAAGAGctgtgtgaggccaacgtgcggCTGAGTCTTCTAGAGAAGAAGCTGGACAGCGCTTCAAAGGACGCAGACGAACGTGTGGAAAAAATCCAGACCATTCTGGATGAGACCCAGGCACTCctgaagaaaaaggagaa ggaaTTTGAAGAAACCATGGATGCTCTGCAAGCTGACATAGACCAACTTGAGGCAGAGAAGACGGAGCTGAGACAGCGGATAAACAGCCAATCAAAGATGACCATCGAGGGACTCAGAGGAAGTCCCGCCTCTGGCATTGCATCCATTGTGACTGGTGGCATTACAACTG gTGCTGTAGGCGTGTGTGCTGCAGGAGGTGTGCAGGTGATAGATTCTCCACTGCTGTCCCAACAGATTGAAGCTCAGAGACTCAGCATAAAGCACCTGAAAAACGAAAACAACATCCTGAAG GCAGAGAAGATGCGTGCTCAGTTAGCTTCACTTCCTCCACTGAACGTGTCAAAGCTGAGCTGGCGAGAGGGTTGTAGACCGGAGGTCCTATCCAGCGCTCTCTATCGCAAAACAGACCAACTCCTGGAAACACTGCTGCAAATGAGTGCTAATGTCAAAGTCGTAGACATCACTGGAAAGTCTCCAG TGACTCCCAGTGCCCAGCTCCTGGAGCAGACAGCAAGGCTACAGTCTCTCAGTGAGACTCTCGACAGGCTAAAG GATGAAGTGGCAGAGCATGTGGTGTCTCAGAGACCTGGCGCTCAGGTTTCGTCCGACTTCGCTACTTTCCCCTGCACCTCCTTCGTAAAG GCTAAGGAGGAAAA